The proteins below are encoded in one region of Triticum aestivum cultivar Chinese Spring chromosome 1B, IWGSC CS RefSeq v2.1, whole genome shotgun sequence:
- the LOC123126217 gene encoding TOM1-like protein 1 gives MSDNLMDKVNALGERLKISGAEVSRKMSTGVTSMSFKMKEFFQGQNMADKIVDEATLETMDGPDWATNLEICDMANTERVNSVELIRAIKRRIMLKSPRVQYLALVLLETIVKNCEKAFSEIAAERVLDEMVKLIDDPQTIVNNRNKALMLIEAWGESGEELRYLPVYEETYKSLRSRGIRFPGRDDESLAPIFTPPRSVPAAEPYSDAAQDGYQEIPDESFAPVRAAPSVQVDDAFEVARNSVELLSTVLSSSPQKEALEDDLTTTLVQQCQQCQYTIQRIVETAGDNEAQLFEALSIHDELQKVLSKYEDLKEPIVAEPEPEPAMIPVTVEPEESPRAVGKDTPARKSAGSGGRSSGGDDLLQDLDDMIFGKKAGTSSQQERTPRKEQKDDFIGL, from the exons ATGAGCGACAATCTCATGGACAAAGTTAACGCCTTGGGCGAGCGCCTCAAGATCAGTGGCGCGGAAGTTAGCCGCAAGATGTCCACCGGCGTCACTAGCATGAGTTTCAAGATGAAGGAGTTTTTCCAAGGCCAGAACATGGCCGACAAGATTGTTGACGAAGCCACCTTGGAGACCATGGACGGCCCTGATTGGGCTACCAATCTTGAGATATGCGATATGGCCAACACCGAGAGGGTCAACAGCGTCGAGCTCATCCGCGCCATAAAGAGGCGAATCATGCTGAAGAGCCCGAGGGTGCAGTATCTGGCTCTTGTCCTCCTCGAGACCATTGTCAAAAACTGCGAGAAGGCCTTCTCCGAGATTGCTGCGGAGCGGGTCCTTGATGAAATGGTGAAGCTTATTGATGACCCACAGACTATAGTCAACAACAGAAACAAGGCGCTCATGCTTATTGAAGCATGGGGAGAGTCAGGAGAGGAACTCCGCTACCTTCCCGTGTATGAAGAAACTTACAAG AGCTTAAGATCTAGGGGAATTCGCTTCCCTGGCCGCGATGATGAGAGCCTTGCGCCAATATTTACTCCTCCCCGTTCAGTACCTGCAGCTGAACCATATTCTGATGCAGCACAGGACGGGTACCAAGAAATTCCAGATGAAAGTTTTGCTCCAGTTCGTGCTGCCCCTTCTGTACAAGTCGACGATGCTTTTGAGGTGGCTCGTAATAGCGTTGAACTTCTTTCCACAGTGCTATCATCATCTCCACAAAAAGAGGCTCTAGAG GATGACTTGACTACCACCCTGGTCCAGCAATGCCAACAGTGTCAATACACAATCCAGAGAATCGTCGAGACTGCAGGTGATAACGAGGCTCAACTCTTTGAGGCACTGAGCATCCACGATGAACTCCAGAAAGTTCTGTCCAAGTACGAAGACCTCAAGGAACCCATCGTCGCAGAGCCTGAGCCAGAACCAGCAATGATTCCAGTCACGGTGGAGCCTGAGGAATCCCCACGCGCTGTTGGCAAAGACACCCCCGCGAGGAAATCAGCTGGGTCCGGTGGCCGCTCTAGCGGCGGGGATGACTTGCTTCAGGATCTCGACGACATGATCTTCGGTAAGAAAGCCGGCACCTCCTCCCAGCAGGAAAGAACTCCCCGGAAGGAGCAGAAGGACGACTTCATCGGCTTATGA